The DNA window ACGAAGATTTAAGTGTTCTCGGTAGTCTATAAAGTCGATGCAATCCGGTTTTCCAAACAGATAGAGCGCGCCACCGTCCTTCAGTTTCGGCGCGAAATTTTTGATAAGCGTGAAGTTAAATTCCTGAATTGAGGAAATCTCGTCCCATGAATTCTCTGTTATGCCATACGGTCCATCACACACAATCAGGTCCACTGAAGCGTCTTTTAACGCTTTCAGTAAAGTGAAGGTATCGCCACAATGGATAGTGTTGCGCTTAAGCATAATTTCGTTTTATCTTAATCTTTGTAGGCGTGGTGTATCGCCTTTCCGGCGACTATCCCAAGTCCTGTGATAAACACTACAAGTGTCAAAATTGCAACCCATTCCATTATAATTCCTCACATAGGTCCCACGCGCCGGGATCCTCTGTCCATCGCGAGCATGGATGCATCAAAACTCTGTTTTAGAAGTTCAAATTTGATGTCCTGTTTCGCATCGACATGCCAAAGGTTCTCAAACTCGTCCGGATCGTTAATGAGGTCGTAGAGTTCACCTTCTTCGTGTCCATGATATACTACTAATTTGTAACGTTCATTTCGGTACATTGTTGCGAAAGTGTGGTCCGGCAGATCCACAGCGTCGTAGTACTCACATCGGACGAAATCACGGTGATGATTCGGGTCGGCTTCACCTCGGAGAATCGGGAGGAGTGATTTGCCGTGCATCTCCTCGGGGACTGTTAAGCCTGCCAATTCCAAGAGCGTTGGTACTTTATCAACGAGTTCAACAAGTGCGTCACTCTTGAGTCCGCTTGCAAATTGTCCTTGCCATGAGAAAATCAGCGGCACCCTGACTAAGCCTTCGTAAAATCTACAACCCTTTTGGATGAGTCCATGGTCGCCAAGCGTCTCTCCATGGTCACTTGTGAAAATGATGACGGTGTTTTCCCGTTGTCCTGTTTCGTCAAGCGTTTCAAGGATCCTACCGAACTGTTCATCAATCAATTGGATCATCGCGTAGTAGGCAGCTATGAGTGTTTTGGCATCTCTCGCTCCAACTGCCTCTGCTTCTTGACGCGGGGTCTGCGGTAAGATTGGACTCCGAATGTCCAGTTCATCAGGTGTACGGACTTTGGATTGAAAGTCGACCGCTTGTAGTCGGGTCTGCTGTTCCAGATCGCTGTTTCGGAAGAGTGGCTCTGGCATGTCCGCCGGGTTGTATTGTTCTCGGTGTGTCTGTGGTGGATTGAACGGCGGATGCGGATCGTAGATATTAACACTCGCAAGCCACGGACAGTCCCGATCTTCACGAATAAAATCAATCGTCTTTTCCGCACACCATGTCGTCTGATGTAACGCCGCTGGCACGCCTTCTGGGTTCTGGTTCAACTCGCCTAAAATATATCCCTTCGTGCGGACCCAATCAGCGTAGTCGTGTCCCTGTTCCCAGTCATCACGTGGCGCGTGGCTGTATTGCCAATAACGGTAGCCGTCGTTTGCGCGGGGTTCCACCCGGCGGTAAGCACTCGCA is part of the Candidatus Poribacteria bacterium genome and encodes:
- a CDS encoding sulfatase-like hydrolase/transferase; translated protein: MAVKAPNILWVCTDQQRYDTIGALGNPYVSTPNIDNLVAEGVAFTHAYCQSPICTPSRASFLTGMYPNATHAIRNGNDFFPDAYPLVTRTLADIGYDCGLIGKLHLASAYRRVEPRANDGYRYWQYSHAPRDDWEQGHDYADWVRTKGYILGELNQNPEGVPAALHQTTWCAEKTIDFIREDRDCPWLASVNIYDPHPPFNPPQTHREQYNPADMPEPLFRNSDLEQQTRLQAVDFQSKVRTPDELDIRSPILPQTPRQEAEAVGARDAKTLIAAYYAMIQLIDEQFGRILETLDETGQRENTVIIFTSDHGETLGDHGLIQKGCRFYEGLVRVPLIFSWQGQFASGLKSDALVELVDKVPTLLELAGLTVPEEMHGKSLLPILRGEADPNHHRDFVRCEYYDAVDLPDHTFATMYRNERYKLVVYHGHEEGELYDLINDPDEFENLWHVDAKQDIKFELLKQSFDASMLAMDRGSRRVGPM